In Heptranchias perlo isolate sHepPer1 chromosome 7, sHepPer1.hap1, whole genome shotgun sequence, a genomic segment contains:
- the LOC137324063 gene encoding uncharacterized abhydrolase domain-containing protein DDB_G0269086-like → MVQYHPYVTLLQQTENERSKIELAKNKQSEIEQTKNEQTETETEDEQTEDEQTKIEQTEIEWTESEQTENELTEIEQNDNEQTENERIENEQIESEQTENEQTENERIENEQTENEQTENENTEIEQTEIENSENEQPEHEQTEIEQSVDEQTEIEQNEMNRLRLNRLKLKRVKINRQKLNSLNMNRLKLNRLKMNRLKLNRTENEQTEDERTEIEQPENEQTEIEQTEKEQTENERLKLNRLKMNRLKMNRLKMNSLKLNRVKIEQSEIEQTTIEETEIEWTESEQTEIERIENERIENEPTENEQTENERIENKQTENEQPENEQTENEQTENEQTVIEQTENEQIENERIENEQTENEQTEIEQTENEQTVIEQNDNEQTENEQTETERIENERI, encoded by the exons ATGGTTCAATATCACCCCTATGTTACCCTGTTACAACAGACTGAAAATGAACGGAGTAAAATCGAACTGGCTAAAAATAAACAGAGTGAAATTGAACAGACTAAAAATGAACAGACTGAAACTGAA ACTGAAGATGAACAGACTGAAGATGAACAGACAAAAATTGAACAAACAGAAATTGAATGGACAGAAAGtgaacagactgaaaatgaacTGACTGAAATTGAACAGAATGACAATGAACAGACAGAAAATGAACGGATTGaaaatgaacagattgaaagtGAACAGACAGAAAATGAACAGACAGAAAATGAACGGATTGAAAATGAACAGACAGAAAATGAGCAGACAGAAAATGAAAACACTGAAATTGAACAGACTGAAATTGAAAACAGTGAAAATGAACAGCCTGAACATGAACAGACTGAAATTGAACAGTCTGTAGATGAACAGACTGAAATTGAACAGAACGAAATGAACAGACTGagattgaacagactgaaatTGAAAAGAGTTAAAATCAACAGACAGAAATTGAACAGCCTGAACATGAACAGGCTGAAAttgaacagactgaaaatgaacagactAAAATTGAACAGA actgaaaatgaacagactgaaGATGAACGGACAGAAATTGAACAGCCTGAAAATGAACAAACTGAAATTGAACAGACTGAAAAAGAACAGACTGAAAATGAAAGACTGAAATTGAACAGACTGAAGATGAACAGACTGAAGATGAACAGACTGAAGATGAACAGTCTCAAATTGAACAGAGTGAAAATTGAACAGAGTGAAATTGAACAGACAACAATTGAAGAAACAGAAATTGAATGGACAGAAAGTGAACAGACTGAAATTGAACGGATTGAAAATGAACGGATTGAAAATGAACCGACTGAAAATGAACAGACAGAAAATGAACGGATTGAGAATAaacagactgaaaatgaacagCCTGAAAATGAACAGACAGAAAATGAGCAGACGGAAAATGAACAGACTGTAATCgaacagactgaaaatgaacagaTTGAAAATGAACGGATTGAAAATGAACAGACAGAGAATGAACAGACTGAAAttgaacagactgaaaatgaacagactgTAATTGAACAGAATGACAATGAACAGACagaaaatgaacagactgaaaCTGAACGGATTGAAAATGAACGGATTTGA